In uncultured Bacteroides sp., the following proteins share a genomic window:
- the bglX gene encoding beta-glucosidase BglX encodes MKKIMVLSVCSLFVFLASCSGAKVMRNGEVEKRVEGLLSKMTLEEKIGQMNQISSYGNLEEMSRLIKKGEVGSILNEIDPVRVNALQRLAMEESRLGIPLLIARDVIHGFKTIFPIPLGQAASFNPQIAEDGARVAAIEASSVGIRWTFAPMIDISRDARWGRIAESCGEDTYLTSVMGAAMIKGFQGDSLNDPTSILACAKHFVGYGAAEGGRDYNSTHITERELRNVYLPPFEAATKQGAATFMTSFNDNDGVPSSGNSFILKTVLRNEWGFNGFVVSDWASIKEMVNHGFCADDKDAAMKAVNAGVDMEMVSYTYMNNLKELIKDSKVSEKTIDEAVRNILRIKFRMGLFEKPYINEKASSVMYTPENLAKAKEAAVQSAILLKNDKNTLPINASVKTIAVVGPMADAPYEQMGTWTFDGEKAKTQTPLQALKQLYGDKVQIIYEPALAFTRDKNTANIAKAVNAAASADLVLAFVGEEAILSGEAHSLADLHLKGAQTALIEALAKTGKPLVTVVMAGRPLTIGKETQLSNSVLYSFHPGTMGGPAIADLLFGKSVPSGKTPVTFPKEVGQIPMYYNHNNTGRPASRHETLLDSIPVEAGQTSLGCTSFYLDAGFDPLFPFGYGLSYTTFQYSNLKISSKEFVPKDEITVTFDLKNTGNSGGTEVAQLYVRDKVGSVTRPVKELKRFTRVTLKPGETKNVSFKLPIEELAFWNIDMKRVVEPGDFTLWVGTNSQEGISADFRVKD; translated from the coding sequence ATGAAAAAAATAATGGTATTATCTGTTTGTTCGCTCTTTGTATTCTTGGCGTCCTGTTCGGGGGCCAAGGTTATGAGAAACGGAGAAGTAGAAAAAAGGGTAGAAGGATTATTATCTAAAATGACGCTTGAAGAAAAGATTGGCCAAATGAATCAAATAAGTTCATACGGAAATCTTGAAGAAATGAGCCGATTGATAAAAAAAGGGGAAGTTGGGTCAATTCTGAATGAAATAGATCCGGTTCGTGTGAATGCTTTGCAGCGATTGGCTATGGAAGAATCCAGACTAGGCATTCCGTTACTTATTGCCCGTGATGTGATTCACGGTTTTAAAACTATATTTCCTATTCCATTGGGACAAGCGGCTTCTTTCAATCCTCAGATTGCAGAAGATGGTGCCCGGGTGGCTGCCATAGAAGCCTCATCTGTAGGAATCAGATGGACGTTTGCACCGATGATTGATATTTCGCGGGATGCTCGTTGGGGTAGAATAGCTGAAAGTTGTGGCGAAGATACTTATCTGACTTCTGTAATGGGCGCTGCAATGATTAAAGGTTTCCAGGGTGATTCCCTGAATGATCCGACTTCAATACTGGCTTGTGCAAAACACTTTGTTGGTTATGGCGCTGCTGAGGGTGGACGTGATTACAATTCAACACACATAACAGAGCGTGAACTTCGGAATGTTTATTTGCCTCCTTTCGAAGCTGCAACAAAACAAGGAGCTGCTACGTTTATGACTTCGTTTAATGATAATGATGGAGTTCCTTCATCGGGTAATTCGTTTATTCTGAAAACAGTTTTACGTAATGAATGGGGATTTAACGGATTTGTGGTTTCCGACTGGGCTTCTATCAAAGAAATGGTTAATCATGGATTCTGTGCAGACGATAAAGATGCGGCAATGAAGGCTGTAAATGCTGGTGTGGACATGGAAATGGTGAGCTACACATACATGAATAATCTAAAAGAACTTATTAAAGACAGCAAAGTATCTGAGAAAACGATTGATGAGGCTGTCCGCAATATTCTCCGCATCAAGTTTCGTATGGGATTATTCGAGAAACCTTATATTAATGAAAAAGCTTCTTCTGTAATGTATACTCCTGAGAATCTGGCTAAAGCTAAAGAGGCAGCAGTTCAGTCGGCTATTTTATTGAAGAATGATAAGAATACATTGCCGATAAACGCATCGGTGAAAACTATTGCGGTGGTTGGCCCAATGGCCGATGCTCCTTACGAACAGATGGGAACTTGGACCTTTGATGGCGAAAAGGCTAAAACTCAAACTCCACTTCAGGCGTTGAAACAGCTTTATGGAGATAAGGTGCAGATTATTTATGAACCCGCTCTGGCATTTACCCGCGATAAGAATACTGCAAATATTGCAAAGGCAGTTAATGCTGCAGCCAGTGCAGACTTAGTTTTGGCGTTTGTTGGTGAAGAGGCTATTCTTTCGGGCGAGGCTCACAGTTTGGCCGATCTTCATCTTAAGGGTGCGCAGACAGCTTTGATTGAAGCTTTAGCAAAAACAGGCAAACCTTTGGTTACGGTAGTTATGGCTGGTCGCCCTCTCACTATAGGAAAAGAAACGCAATTGTCTAATTCTGTTCTTTATTCTTTCCATCCGGGAACTATGGGTGGGCCTGCCATTGCCGATCTTCTTTTTGGAAAATCTGTGCCCAGTGGTAAAACTCCGGTAACTTTCCCGAAGGAAGTAGGGCAGATACCGATGTACTATAATCATAATAATACCGGTCGTCCTGCAAGCAGACATGAAACATTGTTGGATAGCATTCCGGTGGAGGCAGGACAAACATCTTTGGGTTGTACTTCTTTTTATCTGGATGCAGGCTTTGATCCGCTTTTCCCATTTGGTTACGGACTTTCCTATACCACGTTTCAGTATTCAAATTTAAAGATTTCTTCAAAAGAGTTTGTCCCTAAAGACGAAATCACTGTGACTTTTGATTTGAAAAATACCGGAAATAGTGGAGGAACAGAAGTGGCACAACTTTACGTTCGCGATAAAGTGGGATCGGTAACCCGTCCTGTGAAAGAATTAAAGCGATTTACCCGCGTTACATTAAAGCCGGGCGAAACAAAAAATGTTTCTTTTAAACTACCTATTGAAGAACTTGCTTTTTGGAATATAGATATGAAGAGAGTTGTTGAGCCTGGAGACTTTACTCTTTGGGTAGGTACAAACAGTCAGGAAGGTATCTCAGCTGATTTTAGGGTAAAAGATTGA
- a CDS encoding transcriptional regulator, with protein sequence MKSITQNLNRYFLFLVLSLFPLTRLSASWNNFIINYKKGVYGKGSQTWQVASYNNNWVYFANKNGLLQFDGSDWGVFPLNNGSDVRSVFPSRTRNRIYVGGINEYGYFEPDKRGKLIYHCMSDSVRYSLRSIGNIWRIHENDNILYLQADGAVLKCLNGKYTLISANSKIDCSSLVNGILYIGTNRGVQILIGNTFFPLPGAEELNSKRIRGIIPHKKGVIIATAYDGLYYWDGKILSPFITGVEKFMSQNEIFSVASSKNQIALGTVHMGLIILNKSTMQVKYFNENNGLQNNTVLSLGFDSRENLWAGLDNGIDYICLNSPLSNLYSYPYSYGAGYSAILSGSFLYLGTNRGLYYTHYPISLNDKPLDIRHVPQSSGQVWDLCRVGNDIFCLHDRGVFWVKGETMKRIGSISGVWNCKIMGNNPDKVLLGLYDGIYLMQKEKGEWKLKKRMEGMNDSAENFEFESDNVIWLHNNDNGLIRFEIDASNFRVKRTKFYGKNKGLPSNKNVYVNKVNGIIYFTTSKGIYRYNQARDVIEICPEMNNMLNGTKSYLKLYEYGNHLLSLSNSGINVASLDTYKKGGEGNFYSIENPSIELVKGFEKLIPISDSQIIIPNDYGFALLKTPTRKLPSERSAVHIRSVYLSYPSDSLIYSDNFLGKNYVPEISYQRNSIRFEYDLFSFTHGEEVSFRYRFKDQKEWSDYTSSLTKEYSNLDEGEHTFQVEAIFADGTTSVDEFTFVILPPWYRSSIAYIFYSILLFCFLWYVYRWDDLRMKRKKQQAVFEKDKELFLREKEFEKENARKEHQIMELENEKLEYDLQHKSQEMANLMINFVRKNEMLTEIKQELFKVISTLKGEGAKQSKQMLMVVNGKIDSNIQSDEVLKRIEEQFDLIHNNFMKRLSEKHPDLSANERMMCAYLKMNLSSKEIAPLLNISLRGVETIRYRLRKKFDLDRDESLTDYLANKL encoded by the coding sequence ATGAAATCGATAACACAAAATCTGAATAGATATTTCTTATTCTTAGTTCTATCCTTATTCCCTTTAACCCGACTCTCAGCAAGTTGGAATAATTTTATTATCAATTACAAAAAGGGGGTTTATGGTAAAGGTTCGCAAACCTGGCAAGTTGCTTCTTATAATAACAACTGGGTTTACTTTGCTAATAAAAATGGACTGTTGCAATTTGACGGCAGTGACTGGGGAGTGTTTCCTTTAAATAATGGTTCGGATGTGCGTTCGGTCTTTCCTTCCCGCACTCGTAACAGAATCTATGTGGGAGGTATTAATGAGTACGGCTATTTTGAACCAGATAAGCGTGGAAAACTGATTTATCATTGTATGTCGGATTCTGTGAGATATTCACTACGTTCAATAGGTAATATCTGGCGGATTCATGAAAATGATAATATCCTTTATTTACAGGCAGACGGAGCCGTACTTAAATGTCTCAACGGGAAATATACATTAATATCTGCAAATAGTAAAATTGATTGCTCGAGTCTTGTCAATGGCATTTTATATATTGGTACGAACCGTGGAGTTCAGATACTTATTGGCAATACTTTTTTTCCTTTACCTGGTGCAGAAGAGCTTAATTCAAAAAGAATACGTGGAATTATTCCCCATAAAAAAGGAGTTATTATTGCTACAGCTTACGATGGCCTTTATTATTGGGACGGAAAGATTCTCTCTCCATTTATTACCGGAGTAGAGAAATTTATGTCGCAGAATGAAATATTCTCCGTAGCATCTTCTAAAAATCAGATAGCACTTGGTACCGTACACATGGGCCTGATTATTCTTAATAAGAGCACAATGCAGGTGAAGTATTTCAATGAGAACAACGGACTTCAAAACAATACGGTGCTTTCTCTTGGATTTGATAGTCGCGAGAATCTTTGGGCGGGGCTCGACAATGGGATTGATTATATCTGCCTGAATTCTCCTTTGTCAAATCTTTACTCTTATCCATATTCTTATGGAGCCGGATATTCGGCCATTCTTTCAGGATCATTTCTTTATCTTGGAACCAATCGGGGACTTTATTACACTCATTATCCCATCTCATTGAATGATAAACCACTTGATATTCGTCATGTTCCTCAATCTAGTGGACAGGTATGGGATTTATGCCGGGTGGGTAATGATATTTTTTGTTTGCACGACAGAGGCGTTTTCTGGGTGAAAGGTGAAACCATGAAAAGGATTGGATCTATATCCGGAGTTTGGAATTGCAAAATAATGGGGAATAATCCGGATAAAGTGTTGTTAGGCTTGTATGATGGCATTTACCTGATGCAAAAGGAAAAAGGTGAGTGGAAGCTGAAAAAAAGGATGGAGGGGATGAATGATTCTGCGGAAAATTTTGAGTTTGAATCTGACAATGTAATATGGCTGCATAACAATGACAACGGATTGATTCGCTTTGAAATTGATGCATCTAATTTCCGGGTGAAGAGGACTAAGTTCTACGGAAAGAATAAAGGATTACCTTCTAATAAAAATGTATATGTAAATAAGGTGAACGGCATTATCTATTTTACTACTTCAAAGGGAATCTACAGATATAATCAGGCAAGAGACGTAATAGAGATTTGTCCTGAGATGAACAATATGTTGAATGGAACAAAATCTTACCTTAAACTTTATGAGTATGGAAATCACCTGTTGAGTTTAAGTAACAGTGGAATAAATGTTGCTAGTTTGGATACATATAAAAAAGGAGGAGAGGGCAATTTTTATTCCATTGAAAATCCTTCCATTGAACTAGTAAAAGGATTCGAGAAATTGATTCCTATTTCTGATTCTCAGATAATAATTCCTAATGATTATGGTTTTGCATTACTAAAAACTCCCACAAGAAAGTTACCTAGTGAACGTTCTGCTGTACATATACGTTCCGTTTATCTCTCATATCCCAGTGATAGTTTAATATATTCAGATAACTTTCTTGGGAAGAATTATGTGCCGGAAATTTCATATCAAAGAAATTCTATCCGGTTTGAGTATGATTTGTTTTCCTTTACGCATGGAGAGGAAGTTAGTTTTCGCTATCGGTTTAAGGATCAGAAAGAGTGGTCGGATTATACCTCCTCGTTAACTAAAGAATATAGTAATTTGGATGAAGGCGAGCATACGTTTCAGGTTGAAGCGATTTTTGCTGATGGAACAACTTCTGTTGATGAGTTTACGTTTGTGATATTGCCTCCCTGGTATAGATCATCTATTGCCTATATATTCTATTCCATTCTTCTTTTCTGTTTTCTTTGGTACGTTTACAGATGGGATGATTTAAGAATGAAACGCAAAAAGCAACAGGCTGTTTTTGAAAAAGACAAGGAACTTTTCTTAAGAGAAAAAGAATTTGAAAAGGAAAATGCCCGGAAAGAGCATCAGATTATGGAGCTGGAAAATGAAAAGCTGGAGTATGATCTTCAGCATAAAAGCCAGGAAATGGCAAATCTGATGATAAACTTTGTCCGGAAGAATGAAATGCTCACTGAAATAAAGCAGGAATTATTCAAAGTAATATCTACATTGAAAGGAGAGGGAGCAAAACAGTCGAAGCAGATGCTGATGGTTGTGAATGGTAAAATTGATTCGAATATACAGTCTGACGAGGTATTGAAACGTATAGAAGAACAGTTTGACCTAATACATAATAATTTTATGAAACGTTTGAGCGAAAAGCACCCTGATCTTTCTGCCAACGAAAGAATGATGTGTGCATATCTCAAAATGAATCTTTCTTCCAAAGAGATTGCTCCTCTTTTAAATATCTCCCTCAGAGGAGTTGAAACCATACGCTACCGTCTTAGAAAGAAATTTGATCTGGATAGAGATGAGAGCTTAACAGACTACTTAGCCAATAAACTTTAA
- a CDS encoding RagB/SusD family nutrient uptake outer membrane protein, with protein MKKYSFIIALATMIGFSSCGDEFLTITPTSSQEAGGDATEGAILSNLASCYQILLFDSYAANNYNSVVLMSDLRSDDIYKGGGDAGDQGQLYRLSQFTSTATELPSGLWNIYFSGISRCNNVIQACEKAKGVSEANLNQYKAEAHFLRAYYTHWLWKFWGNIPYFESDLPAPYMAKQYTADEIYAKIIADVDFAIEGDKLPMRTTAANDGRITKAAAQMLKARVVMYQKDQAKYAEVLKDMVEIIKSGKYTLLGDFSAIWLEAGEFCNESILESNQLPEGKTWASGWQGYGTNLPAFISPNTLVGQEPFIGGWGFGPVRTEAYAIYEDADTRRAGSINKFEDGTYSARFQNTGLFMGKYAARKGYNPPPGDIDLNFGNNLRIFRYAEVLLNAAELMVMDGVVPVEGVTAQSCLDQIRVRAGVNSIPATTANIKLERRREFLGEGMRFWDLVRWGDTALLTENKPAFSSVRTWDEHCKYLPIPQSEIEKTEGEFKLVQNSGY; from the coding sequence ATGAAAAAATATAGTTTTATAATAGCATTGGCCACAATGATTGGTTTCTCTTCTTGCGGCGATGAATTTCTGACAATTACTCCCACATCTTCCCAAGAGGCTGGAGGTGATGCTACAGAGGGAGCTATTTTGTCAAACCTGGCTTCCTGTTATCAGATACTTTTATTTGATAGTTATGCAGCAAACAATTATAACAGTGTAGTTCTTATGTCTGATTTACGTTCAGATGATATTTATAAAGGTGGTGGCGATGCCGGTGACCAGGGACAGTTATACCGTCTTTCTCAGTTTACCTCTACGGCAACTGAGCTTCCATCAGGATTATGGAACATCTATTTTAGTGGCATTAGCCGTTGTAACAATGTTATTCAGGCTTGCGAAAAAGCAAAAGGTGTATCTGAAGCTAATCTAAATCAGTACAAAGCGGAAGCTCATTTTCTTCGTGCTTATTACACTCACTGGTTATGGAAATTCTGGGGTAATATTCCATACTTTGAATCAGATCTGCCTGCACCTTATATGGCGAAACAATATACAGCCGACGAAATTTATGCAAAGATCATAGCAGATGTTGATTTTGCTATTGAAGGTGATAAACTTCCTATGCGTACAACTGCTGCCAATGATGGACGTATAACCAAAGCCGCAGCTCAGATGCTTAAAGCAAGGGTTGTGATGTACCAAAAAGATCAGGCTAAATATGCAGAAGTATTGAAGGATATGGTCGAAATAATTAAGAGTGGCAAGTATACATTATTGGGTGATTTCTCTGCAATATGGCTAGAAGCTGGTGAATTCTGTAATGAATCTATTCTTGAAAGTAATCAACTTCCTGAAGGAAAAACCTGGGCTTCGGGTTGGCAAGGATATGGTACTAACCTTCCTGCATTTATTTCTCCAAATACTCTTGTAGGACAAGAACCATTTATCGGTGGCTGGGGATTCGGACCTGTTCGTACAGAAGCTTATGCTATTTATGAAGATGCTGATACACGTCGTGCCGGCTCTATCAATAAGTTTGAAGACGGAACCTATTCTGCACGTTTCCAGAATACAGGATTGTTTATGGGTAAATATGCAGCCCGCAAAGGATACAACCCTCCTCCGGGAGATATTGATTTGAATTTTGGCAATAACTTACGCATATTCCGTTATGCTGAAGTGTTATTGAATGCCGCAGAATTAATGGTTATGGATGGTGTGGTACCGGTTGAAGGTGTTACTGCACAATCTTGCCTTGATCAAATCAGAGTACGCGCCGGTGTAAACTCTATTCCTGCTACTACAGCTAATATTAAGTTGGAAAGACGTCGTGAATTTCTGGGTGAAGGAATGCGTTTCTGGGATTTGGTACGTTGGGGAGATACTGCCTTGCTGACTGAAAACAAACCTGCATTCTCTTCTGTAAGAACTTGGGATGAACATTGTAAATACTTGCCAATTCCTCAATCTGAAATAGAAAAAACAGAAGGAGAGTTCAAGCTGGTTCAGAATTCGGGATATTAA
- a CDS encoding TonB-dependent receptor has protein sequence MKKLLSFLFLFCFTLTVFSQNIQIKGVVLAGEDNSPLIGVNVAVKGTTNGVITDLNGQFTLSIPLKSTLVVSYVGYKQQQVVVTDAKPLSIILIEDSKTLDEVVVVGYGVQKKSVVTAAISKVTAQDLEKTSPTRVEDALKGKVSGVQITKSSGQPGADSKVRIRGIGTVNNSDPLYIVDGMPVDGGIDYLNPVDIQSVEILKDAASAAIYGARAANGVILVTTKSGLSGKTTINYDVSYGWQNPWKKKSILNATEYMTVMNEAAINDGNSPKYTSDQIKNAGIGTDWQDKTFNYDAPVQSHQISVNGGTDKVTYFLSLGYFDQEGIVGGNYGKSNFNRWSLRANNTYNIYETNERKFLNKVKVGINLGYSRANSTGIETNSEYGSILGSALAFDPTVPVYATDPAAVLALHPYAVKDKDGNVFSTPPSGFQEIANPVAMLNSPTLGRGNSDKFVSTFWGEINVLNGLKFKSSFGVDLAFWGNDGYTFPYFLATQGKDISQSSVYSNMHRGYTWQVENTLTYTKTFAEKHNLTLLVGQSAKEYKVRELYGDDYDLLETDPSKANIDYAIADREKERVAGGTGGFSSLTLASYFGRLDYNFDERYMFQATVRRDGSSNFGPSNKWGIFPSFSVGWNVTNEAFMENRPEWFNNLKLRGSWGKNGNERIGQFRYTSLMDGGQNYYFGSGDASTMQYGSSPSKISNPDVKWEESEQIDLGFESRFINNSLTFGFDYFKKKTNGMLMDQPIPAYVGKGAPIANAGDMENWGLEFETGYKLKVNDFIFNVQANASYLQNKLIKLGNASGEAIYEDAGASGVGSYVKGKNGEVYPYFYGFKTNGLIQNQQQADEYNAKYGEKAQPGDVIFQDIAGAVDANGKAIPDGLITDADKTKIGKGMPDWTFGLTLGAEWKGFDVNIFFQGTQGNDIFDFAQRGDITAMNRPSWILDRWIGEGTSNKIPRMTAVNPNRNWRSSDLYIKDGSYVRLKVMQLGYTLPRNLTKKVSIQKLRLFVTGENLLTLTGYDGFDPEIAAGNYTTIGVDKGIYPQSRTISVGANISF, from the coding sequence ATGAAAAAGTTATTATCATTTCTATTTTTATTTTGTTTCACCCTAACTGTATTTTCACAGAATATACAGATTAAAGGTGTAGTCCTGGCGGGGGAAGATAATTCGCCGTTAATAGGAGTTAATGTGGCAGTGAAAGGTACCACAAATGGTGTTATAACCGACCTGAATGGACAGTTTACACTTTCCATTCCACTAAAAAGCACTTTAGTAGTATCTTATGTTGGTTATAAACAGCAACAAGTTGTGGTGACTGATGCTAAACCTTTAAGCATTATCTTGATTGAAGATTCAAAGACTCTTGACGAGGTAGTGGTTGTAGGTTATGGAGTTCAGAAAAAAAGTGTGGTAACTGCTGCAATTAGTAAAGTTACCGCTCAGGATTTAGAGAAGACTTCTCCTACACGTGTTGAAGACGCATTAAAAGGAAAAGTGTCTGGTGTACAAATTACTAAAAGTTCCGGACAGCCAGGGGCTGACTCTAAAGTAAGGATTCGTGGTATTGGTACCGTTAATAACAGTGACCCTCTTTATATTGTAGATGGTATGCCGGTTGATGGTGGTATTGATTATCTGAATCCGGTGGATATTCAATCTGTGGAGATTCTGAAAGATGCGGCTTCTGCTGCAATTTATGGTGCTCGTGCTGCCAATGGTGTTATCCTTGTAACAACAAAATCAGGACTTTCAGGAAAAACTACTATTAATTATGATGTTTCTTATGGCTGGCAAAATCCATGGAAGAAGAAATCTATATTGAATGCTACTGAGTATATGACTGTTATGAATGAAGCAGCTATAAATGATGGTAATTCTCCTAAGTATACTTCTGATCAGATTAAGAATGCAGGTATAGGTACAGATTGGCAGGATAAGACATTTAATTATGATGCTCCGGTTCAAAGTCATCAGATTAGTGTTAATGGTGGAACTGATAAAGTTACCTATTTCTTATCTTTAGGATATTTTGATCAGGAAGGTATTGTTGGCGGTAACTATGGTAAATCAAACTTTAACCGTTGGAGTCTTCGTGCTAATAACACATATAATATCTATGAAACCAACGAACGTAAATTCCTTAATAAGGTAAAAGTCGGAATCAATTTAGGCTATTCAAGAGCAAATTCAACTGGCATTGAAACTAATTCAGAATATGGTTCAATATTAGGTAGTGCCTTGGCTTTTGATCCAACTGTACCTGTTTATGCAACAGATCCTGCTGCAGTATTAGCACTTCATCCTTATGCTGTGAAAGATAAAGATGGTAACGTATTCTCAACTCCTCCAAGTGGATTTCAGGAAATTGCTAATCCGGTAGCAATGCTTAATTCTCCTACATTAGGAAGAGGAAACTCCGATAAGTTTGTATCTACATTCTGGGGAGAAATCAATGTTCTCAATGGATTGAAATTTAAGTCAAGTTTTGGCGTTGACCTTGCTTTCTGGGGTAACGATGGATATACATTCCCTTACTTCCTCGCAACTCAGGGAAAAGACATAAGCCAAAGTTCTGTTTATTCAAATATGCATCGTGGATATACCTGGCAGGTGGAAAATACGCTGACATATACCAAGACATTTGCAGAGAAGCACAATCTTACGTTATTAGTTGGACAATCTGCAAAAGAATATAAAGTTCGCGAACTTTATGGAGATGATTATGATTTGTTAGAGACTGATCCAAGCAAAGCAAATATTGATTACGCTATTGCTGACAGAGAGAAAGAAAGAGTAGCAGGGGGAACAGGTGGATTTTCATCCTTAACGCTGGCTTCCTACTTTGGTCGTCTGGATTATAACTTTGATGAACGATATATGTTCCAGGCAACTGTTCGTCGTGATGGATCATCAAATTTTGGGCCAAGTAATAAATGGGGTATTTTCCCTTCTTTTTCTGTTGGTTGGAACGTAACAAATGAAGCGTTTATGGAAAATCGTCCTGAATGGTTCAATAATTTGAAATTACGCGGTAGCTGGGGTAAGAATGGTAACGAGAGAATCGGACAGTTCAGATATACTAGTTTGATGGACGGTGGACAAAACTATTATTTTGGTTCAGGAGATGCTTCTACTATGCAATATGGTAGCAGTCCTTCAAAAATTTCTAATCCTGATGTAAAATGGGAAGAATCAGAACAGATAGATTTAGGTTTTGAATCCAGATTCATTAATAACTCGCTTACTTTTGGTTTTGACTATTTCAAGAAGAAAACAAACGGTATGTTAATGGATCAACCTATCCCGGCATATGTAGGTAAAGGTGCTCCGATAGCTAATGCCGGTGATATGGAAAACTGGGGATTGGAATTTGAAACTGGTTACAAACTTAAGGTAAACGATTTTATTTTTAATGTTCAGGCAAATGCTTCTTATTTACAGAATAAACTGATTAAACTTGGTAATGCCAGTGGTGAAGCAATTTATGAAGATGCTGGTGCTTCGGGTGTAGGTAGTTATGTAAAAGGTAAGAACGGCGAAGTTTATCCTTATTTCTATGGATTTAAAACGAATGGTTTAATTCAGAACCAGCAACAAGCAGATGAATATAATGCTAAATATGGCGAGAAAGCTCAACCGGGTGATGTTATTTTCCAGGATATTGCTGGAGCTGTAGATGCAAACGGTAAAGCAATTCCTGATGGATTGATTACTGATGCTGATAAAACAAAAATTGGTAAAGGAATGCCCGACTGGACTTTTGGTCTTACACTTGGTGCTGAATGGAAAGGATTTGATGTAAATATCTTCTTCCAGGGAACACAAGGAAATGACATCTTTGATTTTGCACAACGTGGTGATATCACAGCAATGAACCGTCCGTCATGGATACTTGACCGTTGGATTGGTGAAGGCACATCGAATAAGATTCCTCGTATGACTGCTGTAAATCCTAATCGTAACTGGCGTTCTTCAGATCTTTATATTAAAGATGGCTCATATGTTCGTTTGAAAGTGATGCAATTGGGTTATACCTTGCCACGCAATCTGACTAAAAAAGTGTCTATACAAAAACTTCGCTTGTTTGTCACTGGTGAAAACTTATTGACCTTAACCGGATATGATGGTTTTGATCCTGAAATTGCTGCAGGAAATTATACAACAATTGGTGTAGACAAGGGTATTTATCCTCAGTCAAGAACTATCTCTGTAGGAGCAAACATAAGCTTTTAA
- a CDS encoding family 16 glycosylhydrolase, translating to MQKINLSIVLFIILLVVPNLRIGAQAPAGYGLVWADEFNDPSTADGKPALRSDKGDWWYETGGGGWGNNELQYYVAGTTTFYNDTLAGINNGTLKIKAIKRKYYGMEYASVRMNTSNSWTYGYFEMRAKLPGGKGVWPAFWMLPKNFQSWPLDGEIDIMEYVGYDPNVVHATIHTQAYNHVIGTQKTSTKAILNAETEFHVYGLEWTESRIRAYVDGELYFTFSNDGTGNKNTWPFNAPFYLKLNLAVGGDWGGAQGVDTQIFPATYEIDYVRVYQKSTALNDQKEEKSFESNFNSVSNILQISFKDECLHHLFVTDMQGRVLADFSTTNSMTEIDCSAWAKGIYLISAESGKQLNTQKFINY from the coding sequence ATGCAAAAAATAAATTTAAGTATCGTTTTATTTATTATTCTTTTGGTGGTTCCTAATCTGAGAATAGGGGCACAGGCTCCTGCCGGATATGGATTAGTGTGGGCAGATGAGTTTAATGATCCCAGTACGGCTGATGGAAAACCAGCTTTACGCTCTGATAAGGGTGACTGGTGGTATGAAACCGGTGGCGGCGGATGGGGGAATAATGAACTTCAATACTACGTTGCCGGTACAACAACATTCTATAATGATACGTTGGCAGGCATAAACAATGGAACGCTTAAAATAAAAGCAATCAAAAGAAAATATTATGGAATGGAGTATGCCTCTGTTCGCATGAATACAAGTAACAGCTGGACATACGGATATTTTGAAATGCGAGCTAAATTACCTGGTGGAAAAGGTGTATGGCCTGCTTTCTGGATGCTACCAAAGAACTTTCAAAGTTGGCCGTTGGACGGCGAAATAGATATTATGGAGTATGTGGGCTATGATCCCAATGTAGTTCATGCTACCATTCATACTCAAGCATATAATCATGTTATTGGTACACAGAAAACAAGTACAAAAGCAATACTGAATGCTGAAACAGAGTTTCATGTATATGGCTTGGAATGGACTGAATCAAGAATACGTGCTTATGTAGATGGTGAACTCTATTTCACTTTTAGTAATGATGGAACAGGTAATAAGAATACCTGGCCGTTTAATGCTCCGTTCTATCTAAAGCTTAATTTGGCTGTTGGTGGAGATTGGGGTGGGGCTCAGGGAGTTGATACCCAGATATTCCCGGCTACTTATGAGATTGATTATGTAAGAGTTTACCAGAAAAGTACGGCGTTGAATGATCAGAAAGAAGAGAAGTCTTTTGAATCAAATTTTAATAGCGTCAGTAACATTCTGCAAATAAGTTTTAAGGACGAATGTCTTCACCACTTATTTGTTACTGACATGCAGGGCAGGGTATTAGCAGATTTCTCAACGACAAATTCTATGACGGAGATTGATTGTTCTGCTTGGGCAAAGGGGATTTATCTTATTTCTGCTGAAAGCGGAAAACAACTGAACACTCAGAAGTTTATAAATTATTAA